TAACGCCAAGCTCATCCAGATGGGATTCTCGTCTCTCGCGGAGAGATACCACGCGCTTAAGTCTGAGTGAACCGCCCGGTGCGGACCCGCATGCCGGGTGGTGTGGGAGGCGGGGCCGGTAACGACCCCGCCTACCCGATCTCAGCCCTCAGCCCTGCCTAAGATCCATGGCACTTCTTGTACTTCAGGCCGCTGCCGCACCAGCATGGGTCGTTTCGGCCGAGGGTGCCCGGGTCCACACCCATGCCAAGGCTGGCGGGGTGGGGGAGACCGGCGACTGCGGCGGCGTTTGCGATGGTTTGCATCACCCCGGGATCGGCGCCGACCAGCATCGGGTCCATCATCCCGTCGGAGCCGATCTCCATCGGGTTCAACAGGCGCGGCGGCGGCGGAGGAGTGGGCTGCACCTGAACGTGGAATACGTATTTCACCACGTCGTCGGCGATGCTGTCCTTCAGGCTCTGGAACATCTCGAAGCCTTCCTTCTTGTAGGCCACGAGAGGGTCCTGTTGGCCGTATGCGCGCAGGCTGACGCCCTCGCGCAAGTGGTCCATATTTGAGAGATGCTCAACCCACTTGGAATTGACGACCTGGAGGACAACCCACCGCTCGATGTCCCGCATCAGTTCGCTGCCCAGTTCCTGCTCGCGCTCGGCATACAACGCCAGCGCGTTCTCCGTCAGGAAGGCCAGAAGTTCGTCGTGGGTCTTGCCCTTCAGATCCTTGTGAGACGCCTTGAATTCCAGCGGGAAGTAGCCGTTCAGGTAGTCGAATAGCTCGTCGAGATCCCACTCGGTCACCGGCAATTCGGCGCTGGCGTGGACGTTGACGCCCAGGCCGACGGTCTCTTCGATGTAGCCCTTGATTGTCTCGGACATATCGTGACCGTCCAGCACCTGGCGGCGCGCGCCGTAGATGACCTTGCGCTGCTCGTTCATCACGTCGTCGTACTCGAGAACGTGTTTACGGGTTGCGAAGTTGTTCTCTTCAACGCGCTTCTGGGCCTTCTCGATGGCCGAGGTGAGCAGGCCGGCCTCGATGGGCGCCTCCTCTTCCCACGTGGCATTCAGCAGCCACCGTCCCCGGTCGCCGAACAAGCGCCATAGTTCGTCTTCCAGGCTCAGAAAGAAGCGGCTTCCGCCGGGATCGCCCTGGCGGCCGGAACGGCCCCGCAACTGGTTATCGATGCGCCGTGATTCGTGACGCTCCGTGCCGATCACGTACAGGCCGCCGAGCCTGCGGACCTCCTCGGCGCGACGCCGACGGTCGGCGTCCAGAGCGGCTTTCTCCTCGGCCGTCAGCACCTGCGCCTCGTGAACGATCTCCTCGCCCTGTTCATCCAGTTCGACCTCGTCAACGAGTTCTACATCGGAGCCGCCCAACAGGATATCGACGCCGCGGCCGGCCATGTTCGTGGCGATGGTACACGCGCCGGGCCGTCCCGCTTCCGCGATGATGGACGCTTCCTTTTCGTGGTATTTCGCGTTCAGCACGTTGTGCGTGATGCCGTTCTTCAGCACTTCGGTGAGCCGGTCAACGTCCGGCACCTCGAAAATGCGGCTCATTTCCTTCAAATTGGCCGGGTCCATCGGATCGAGCTTGATACCAAGCGCCTTGGCCGCCGGGCTGAGTTTCGCGACCCACAGATCGTCGAATTTGGTGTTCAGTAATGCGCTGAGTTCCTGCTTCTTGCTCTTGTCGATGCCCTTCGCCTTGGCAAGGGCATCCTGAAGCACGAAGATGAGGCCAAGCGTCTGCAGGCGCTCGTTCTTGAGGCGCTCGCTCAGGCGTTCGGACACTTCAATGCTGCGGGTGCCGACCAGCATCGGTTGCAGAGCGCAGTGTAGTTTCAGAATCTCCGCGGCGACGCCGCGGAACTTGGCTTCTTCCGTCTTGTAGATGACGTCCGCCATGTCCTTGCGGATCATCGGGCGGTTGGTGGGGACCTGCACAACGTCCAGGCCGTAAATCTTGCGGAGTTCAGTCTCCTCGGTCTTTGCGGTGCCGGTCATACCGGCCAGCTTGTTGTAAAGGCGGAAGTAGTTCTGGAAGGTGATGGTGGCAATGGTCTGCGTCTCGGACTCGATCTTCACGCCTTCCTTCGCTTCAATGGCCTGGTGCAGGCCGTCGGAGTAACGGCGCCCGAACATCATGCGGCCGGTGAACTCGTCAACGATGACGACCTCCCCTTCCTTCACGACGTATTCGATGTCCTTGCGATAGCACGCCCTGGCCTTCATGGCCGCGCCGATATGGTGCATCACGGCCATGTCGTCGGCGACGTTCTTCACGCCCAGCAGCATCTCGAGCTTGGCGATGCCGGCGTCGGTCGGCGTGGCGGTCTTTGCCTTTTCATCTACGACGAAGTCTTTCTCCTGCTCGCGCTTCTCTTCATCCGAGAGACGGTCCCGATCCTCCGCTTCGACTTTCTTGCCTTTTTCCAGGCGGGCAACCGCGCGGTCCACACGGTAGTACATCTCGGATGAGTCTTCCGGCATGCCGGCGATGATGAGCGGCGTCCGGGCTTCGTCGATGAGGATGCTGTCCACTTCGTCTACGATGGCGAAATAGAGTTCGCGCTGCACGAGTTCATCGTGGCTGAACGCCATGTTATCCCGCAGGTAGTCGAACCCGAATTCGTTGTTCGTGCCATAGGTGATGTCGGCGAAGTAGGCTTCCCGTCGGCTGCAGACGCGAAGGTGGAGGAGGCGCTGTTCGTGCGTCTGGGAGGGGTCGAACATGAACGACGGGCTCATTCCTTGCTCCGCCGTGGACGACGCGCCCTGGATCAGGCCGACGGACATGCCCAGGAAATGGTACACCGGGCCCATCCATTGGGCGCCGTGCTTTGACAGGTAGTCGTTCGCAGTCACAAGGTGGA
This genomic interval from Armatimonadota bacterium contains the following:
- the secA gene encoding preprotein translocase subunit SecA, encoding MQNLLRKLWDSNDREVRKVQPFVDQVNAMEAQTKALTDDQLRAKTVEFRQRVRDAAAAVPPLPDGVDTRDAVEAHAKQVFKAEQAALEEIHAEAFAVVREAARRTLGQRPYDVQVLGGTVLHQGRIAEMKTGEGKTLVATLPIYLNALAGHGVHLVTANDYLSKHGAQWMGPVYHFLGMSVGLIQGASSTAEQGMSPSFMFDPSQTHEQRLLHLRVCSRREAYFADITYGTNNEFGFDYLRDNMAFSHDELVQRELYFAIVDEVDSILIDEARTPLIIAGMPEDSSEMYYRVDRAVARLEKGKKVEAEDRDRLSDEEKREQEKDFVVDEKAKTATPTDAGIAKLEMLLGVKNVADDMAVMHHIGAAMKARACYRKDIEYVVKEGEVVIVDEFTGRMMFGRRYSDGLHQAIEAKEGVKIESETQTIATITFQNYFRLYNKLAGMTGTAKTEETELRKIYGLDVVQVPTNRPMIRKDMADVIYKTEEAKFRGVAAEILKLHCALQPMLVGTRSIEVSERLSERLKNERLQTLGLIFVLQDALAKAKGIDKSKKQELSALLNTKFDDLWVAKLSPAAKALGIKLDPMDPANLKEMSRIFEVPDVDRLTEVLKNGITHNVLNAKYHEKEASIIAEAGRPGACTIATNMAGRGVDILLGGSDVELVDEVELDEQGEEIVHEAQVLTAEEKAALDADRRRRAEEVRRLGGLYVIGTERHESRRIDNQLRGRSGRQGDPGGSRFFLSLEDELWRLFGDRGRWLLNATWEEEAPIEAGLLTSAIEKAQKRVEENNFATRKHVLEYDDVMNEQRKVIYGARRQVLDGHDMSETIKGYIEETVGLGVNVHASAELPVTEWDLDELFDYLNGYFPLEFKASHKDLKGKTHDELLAFLTENALALYAEREQELGSELMRDIERWVVLQVVNSKWVEHLSNMDHLREGVSLRAYGQQDPLVAYKKEGFEMFQSLKDSIADDVVKYVFHVQVQPTPPPPPRLLNPMEIGSDGMMDPMLVGADPGVMQTIANAAAVAGLPHPASLGMGVDPGTLGRNDPCWCGSGLKYKKCHGS